A single Bosea sp. PAMC 26642 DNA region contains:
- a CDS encoding methyl-accepting chemotaxis protein — protein MKTASKPARQRTKLRIGIAARIYAALGLLTALTIVASLVAWFSYDRVNLTVQAMVERKMPTVELALELSQAATQSTALAPRFMNVQTVQQRAKLTNELDAIEARQFDLIRRIGVVGQVDIKPVQKSVDELSRQINDINDLTGERLRNASEMQASLNQLAKAREEFAKSVGAEADERQFNVVMGIESVKGLSGAQLDEALQMVSEREFPAFDLARKLEAQVNELIGLMREVTQIDDKSRLGTARERVNAVVQRIRKDVAAAEKIAPNQARVRSINAVIDIGEGSSGVVEVRQRDIVTQDAIGNGLRGIDLAASTLRAEVDKLVKGARGEAVAATESTSALIAQSKTWLGVMGIGSLLVAFALSLFYVRPMIVGRLNRLWSATRAIADGQLDTVVDAKGNDEIADISKSVLLFRDNAVALRAAEAAKVEDDARALEQRRAMMMELGAAFGAVVSAAAAGDFSQRVAATFADEELNALAGSVNELLETVQSGLSETCDVLAELSAGHLSARVEGLYQGAFADLKTGTNGLADEFESTLARLSDTVAAVRSATSEILDGVTDLAERTSEESNAVSMATNQLTAFAGTVRKTAAEAAQATGMAEGAEARAQQGEKVVASALQAMQRIRTSSNKISEVIAMIDEIAFQTNLLALNAAVEAARAGDSGKGFAVVAAEVRSLAKRSADASNDVKKLVEAAHGDVKVGVGLVEETSAMFEAIVSSVNDLTGLMNGISQTAKSQASDVSAINTEIDGIGTMAHQNAALVEETNAALALTDEQTRALTEHIGRFKFREGHVAEHGGETQIARAA, from the coding sequence ATGAAGACGGCCAGCAAGCCCGCGCGCCAGCGCACGAAGCTCCGGATCGGCATCGCCGCGCGAATCTATGCTGCGCTCGGCCTGCTGACCGCGCTGACGATCGTGGCTTCGCTGGTCGCCTGGTTTTCCTATGACCGGGTCAACCTGACGGTGCAAGCTATGGTCGAGCGCAAGATGCCGACTGTGGAACTCGCTCTGGAGCTCTCGCAGGCCGCCACCCAGTCGACCGCGCTGGCGCCGCGCTTCATGAACGTCCAGACCGTGCAGCAAAGGGCGAAGCTGACCAACGAACTCGATGCCATCGAAGCCCGGCAGTTCGATCTGATCCGCCGGATCGGCGTGGTTGGCCAGGTCGATATCAAGCCGGTGCAGAAAAGTGTCGACGAGTTGTCGCGCCAGATCAACGATATCAACGATCTGACGGGCGAGCGGTTGCGCAATGCCTCCGAGATGCAGGCCTCGCTCAATCAGCTTGCCAAGGCGCGCGAGGAGTTCGCCAAGTCGGTCGGCGCCGAGGCCGACGAGCGGCAGTTCAACGTCGTGATGGGCATCGAGAGCGTCAAGGGCCTGAGCGGTGCCCAGCTCGACGAGGCGCTGCAGATGGTCAGCGAACGCGAATTCCCTGCCTTCGACCTTGCTCGCAAGCTCGAAGCCCAGGTCAACGAACTGATTGGGCTGATGCGCGAAGTCACCCAGATCGACGATAAGTCCCGCCTCGGTACGGCGCGCGAGCGCGTCAACGCGGTCGTCCAGCGAATCCGAAAGGATGTGGCTGCGGCCGAAAAGATCGCACCGAACCAGGCCCGCGTGCGCTCGATCAACGCCGTTATCGATATCGGCGAGGGCTCGAGCGGCGTGGTCGAGGTGCGCCAGCGCGACATCGTCACCCAGGACGCCATCGGCAACGGTTTGCGGGGAATCGATCTCGCTGCGAGCACTTTGCGCGCTGAGGTCGACAAGCTGGTCAAGGGCGCGCGCGGCGAGGCCGTCGCCGCGACCGAATCGACCAGCGCGCTGATCGCGCAGAGCAAGACCTGGCTCGGCGTCATGGGCATCGGCTCGCTGTTGGTCGCGTTTGCGCTGTCGCTGTTCTATGTCCGCCCGATGATCGTAGGCCGGCTGAACCGGCTCTGGAGCGCGACGCGGGCCATCGCCGACGGACAGCTCGATACCGTCGTCGATGCCAAGGGCAATGACGAGATCGCGGATATTTCGAAGAGCGTGCTGCTGTTCCGCGACAATGCGGTGGCGCTGCGCGCCGCCGAAGCCGCCAAGGTCGAGGACGATGCGCGCGCGCTGGAGCAGCGCCGCGCCATGATGATGGAACTCGGCGCCGCCTTCGGCGCCGTGGTCAGCGCCGCCGCGGCCGGTGATTTCAGCCAGCGCGTCGCCGCGACCTTCGCCGACGAGGAGCTGAATGCGCTCGCCGGCTCCGTCAACGAATTGCTGGAAACCGTGCAGAGCGGCCTTTCCGAGACCTGCGACGTGCTGGCCGAGCTTTCGGCCGGCCATCTCTCGGCCCGCGTCGAAGGGCTGTATCAGGGCGCCTTCGCCGACCTCAAGACCGGCACGAACGGGCTCGCAGACGAGTTCGAGAGCACGCTGGCCCGCCTTTCGGATACGGTGGCGGCGGTTCGCAGCGCCACCAGCGAGATTCTCGACGGCGTCACCGATCTCGCCGAGCGCACCAGCGAGGAGAGCAACGCCGTCTCGATGGCGACCAACCAGCTCACCGCTTTCGCCGGTACGGTGAGGAAGACCGCAGCCGAGGCCGCCCAGGCCACCGGCATGGCCGAGGGCGCCGAGGCCCGGGCCCAGCAGGGCGAGAAGGTCGTGGCCTCCGCGCTACAGGCGATGCAGCGCATCAGGACGTCCTCCAACAAGATCTCGGAGGTCATCGCCATGATCGACGAGATCGCTTTCCAGACCAATCTGCTGGCCTTGAACGCGGCTGTCGAGGCGGCGCGCGCCGGCGACAGCGGCAAGGGCTTCGCCGTCGTGGCGGCCGAGGTGCGCAGCCTCGCCAAGCGCTCGGCCGATGCCTCCAACGACGTCAAGAAGCTTGTCGAGGCCGCCCATGGCGACGTCAAGGTCGGCGTTGGCCTCGTCGAGGAGACCTCGGCGATGTTCGAAGCGATCGTCTCCTCGGTCAACGACCTGACCGGGCTGATGAACGGCATTTCGCAGACAGCCAAGAGCCAGGCCAGCGACGTCTCGGCGATCAACACCGAGATCGACGGCATCGGCACGATGGCCCATCAGAACGCGGCGCTGGTCGAGGAAACCAACGCAGCGCTTGCTCTCACCGACGAGCAGACCCGCGCCTTGACCGAGCATATCGGCCGCTTCAAGTTCCGCGAGGGCCATGTCGCCGAGCATGGCGGCGAAACCCAGATCGCCCGCGCGGCCTGA
- a CDS encoding ABC transporter substrate-binding protein, producing the protein MTSRRSVLIGLSSTAAIAMLPLRAFAEAGVSADTITLGQAAVFEGPASALGLGMRDGLIAAFTEVNKKGGVHGRKLELVSQDDGYEPNKSIDATKALIAKDVFALVGPVGTPTSMATHPIAKEAGVPFIGPFTGVEGLREPYLPHVVNVRASYFQETEVWIERLVKDRGFSKIAIFYQDDAFGRAGLAGVKKAMDARKMSLVAEGTFERNTVAVRSALLEIRKANPEAVVMVGPYKPCAEFIKLCRQVKFEPTFMNISFVGSDALAAELGEAGKGVYVTQVVPLPSDASIPVVKAYQEALAASDAKDKKPGFVSLEGYLVGRTVIAGLEKAGPSASRKAFMEALTNGSYDLGGFKLAFGPNDNRGSDDVFLTVIGADGTFKSVASLTS; encoded by the coding sequence ATGACCAGCCGTCGCTCCGTCCTGATTGGCCTATCATCCACCGCCGCCATCGCCATGCTACCGCTGCGTGCCTTCGCCGAGGCCGGCGTCTCGGCCGACACGATCACGCTCGGCCAGGCGGCCGTCTTCGAGGGGCCTGCCAGCGCGCTCGGGCTCGGCATGCGCGACGGGCTGATCGCGGCCTTCACCGAGGTCAACAAGAAGGGCGGCGTCCATGGACGCAAGCTCGAACTGGTCTCGCAGGATGACGGCTACGAACCCAATAAGTCGATCGACGCCACGAAAGCGCTGATCGCGAAAGACGTCTTTGCCCTGGTGGGCCCGGTCGGTACGCCGACCTCGATGGCCACGCATCCGATCGCCAAGGAGGCAGGCGTGCCCTTCATCGGGCCTTTCACCGGTGTCGAAGGCCTGCGCGAGCCCTATCTGCCGCATGTGGTCAATGTCCGCGCATCCTATTTCCAGGAGACCGAGGTCTGGATCGAGCGTCTGGTCAAGGACAGGGGCTTCAGCAAGATCGCGATCTTCTACCAGGACGATGCCTTCGGCCGCGCCGGTCTTGCCGGCGTCAAGAAGGCGATGGACGCCCGCAAGATGAGCCTCGTCGCCGAGGGCACCTTCGAGCGCAATACGGTGGCTGTTCGTTCGGCACTGCTGGAAATCCGCAAGGCCAACCCCGAGGCCGTGGTGATGGTCGGCCCCTACAAGCCCTGCGCCGAGTTCATCAAGCTGTGTCGGCAGGTGAAGTTCGAGCCGACTTTCATGAACATCTCCTTCGTCGGCTCGGATGCGCTCGCAGCCGAACTTGGGGAGGCGGGCAAGGGCGTCTACGTCACGCAGGTCGTGCCGCTTCCGAGCGACGCCTCCATCCCGGTGGTGAAGGCCTATCAGGAGGCGCTCGCCGCCAGCGACGCCAAGGACAAGAAGCCCGGCTTTGTCTCGCTGGAGGGCTATCTCGTCGGCCGCACCGTGATCGCGGGTCTTGAAAAAGCCGGCCCGTCAGCGTCGCGCAAGGCGTTCATGGAAGCCTTGACCAACGGCTCCTACGATCTCGGCGGCTTCAAGCTGGCCTTCGGTCCCAACGACAATCGCGGCTCCGACGACGTCTTCCTCACCGTCATCGGTGCCGACGGCACATTCAAGTCCGTGGCGTCGCTGACGTCCTGA
- a CDS encoding acyl-CoA thioesterase, whose amino-acid sequence MPADTNANGDIFGGWVMSRMDAAGGIAGVDRAQGRVVTIAVDAMTFIRPVKVGDVLSVYTEVESVGRTSMKIHVEAWARRFRTTLHEKVTDATFTFVAIDEEGRPRPVSKPADS is encoded by the coding sequence ATGCCGGCGGACACCAACGCCAATGGCGACATCTTCGGCGGCTGGGTGATGTCGCGCATGGATGCCGCAGGCGGCATCGCCGGCGTCGATCGCGCGCAGGGCAGGGTGGTCACGATTGCGGTCGACGCGATGACCTTCATCCGGCCGGTCAAGGTCGGCGACGTGCTCAGTGTCTATACCGAGGTGGAGTCCGTGGGCCGAACCTCGATGAAGATCCATGTCGAAGCCTGGGCTCGGCGCTTCCGCACCACGCTGCATGAGAAGGTCACGGATGCGACCTTCACCTTCGTCGCGATCGACGAGGAGGGGCGGCCGCGCCCGGTGTCGAAGCCCGCGGATAGCTGA
- a CDS encoding methionine synthase encodes MLLTTIAGSLPKPSWLAESQRLWAPWKLEGVALQEGRRDATILSVKLQEDAGIDIVGDGEQARMHFVHGFLANLAGIDFDKKMIMGIRNNRYEAEVPTVTGEIRRKGPVHSMEAQAARSHTTHKLKFTLPGPMTIVDTIADEHYGRREDLAMAFAAVLNEEALELQALGINVIQFDEPAFNVYMKEVPDWGIACLERAAQGLTVKTAVHICYGYGIKANIDWKATLGAEWRHYEQTFPAIAKSSIDQVSLECRNSKVPLDLIKLLDGKDVLAGAIDVASNAIETREEVAATIRAALAFVAPEKLYPCTNCGLAPMTSEVAYGKLAALAAGAALVRKELGAA; translated from the coding sequence ATGCTCCTGACAACCATCGCCGGCAGCCTGCCCAAGCCTAGCTGGCTTGCCGAATCCCAGCGGCTCTGGGCGCCCTGGAAGCTGGAGGGCGTCGCCCTGCAGGAAGGCCGGCGCGATGCGACGATCCTGTCGGTGAAGCTGCAGGAGGATGCGGGCATCGACATCGTCGGCGATGGCGAGCAGGCCAGGATGCATTTTGTCCACGGCTTCCTCGCCAATCTCGCCGGGATCGACTTCGACAAAAAGATGATCATGGGCATCCGCAACAACCGCTACGAGGCGGAGGTGCCGACCGTGACGGGCGAAATCCGCCGCAAGGGGCCGGTCCACAGCATGGAGGCGCAGGCCGCGCGCTCCCACACCACCCATAAGCTCAAGTTCACGCTGCCCGGGCCGATGACGATCGTCGATACGATCGCTGACGAGCATTATGGCCGGCGCGAAGACCTCGCCATGGCGTTCGCGGCGGTGCTGAACGAGGAGGCGCTTGAGCTTCAGGCGCTGGGCATCAACGTGATACAGTTCGATGAGCCGGCCTTCAATGTCTATATGAAGGAGGTTCCGGACTGGGGCATTGCCTGCTTGGAACGCGCCGCGCAGGGCCTGACGGTCAAGACCGCGGTCCATATCTGCTACGGCTACGGCATCAAGGCCAATATAGACTGGAAGGCGACGCTCGGCGCCGAGTGGCGCCATTACGAGCAGACCTTCCCGGCGATCGCCAAAAGCTCGATCGACCAAGTTTCGCTGGAGTGCCGCAACTCCAAGGTGCCGCTCGACCTGATCAAGCTGCTCGACGGCAAGGACGTGCTGGCCGGTGCGATCGACGTCGCCTCGAACGCGATCGAGACGCGGGAGGAGGTCGCCGCCACGATCCGCGCGGCGCTCGCCTTCGTGGCGCCCGAGAAGCTCTACCCCTGCACCAATTGCGGGCTCGCGCCGATGACCTCCGAGGTCGCCTATGGCAAGCTCGCGGCGCTGGCGGCGGGCGCCGCCCTGGTGCGCAAGGAACTTGGCGCGGCCTGA
- a CDS encoding MFS transporter, whose translation MAAQSLSDAQDAARFAPDSSYAWLRLALSLLLGTVACVGTWSVVVVLPTVQAEFGTLRAGASLPYTCVMLGFGFGNIAMGRIADRYGIVVPIVLGAVLLGAGYMLAGFAQTLWQFALVHLLLIGVGCGAGFAPLIADLSHWFRRHRGLAVVFGASGSYLAGVIWPQVITWGLANHGWRATHIGIGLVALAVMLPLALFFRRRPSAAHLAADEAASAGARGDLGLSATQLQWLLAVAGFCCCVAMAMPQVHLVAYCGDLGYGVARGAEMLSLMLGLGIISRVGSGFVADRIGGAATLALGSLMQGLALFLYLWFDGLTSLYIVTGIFGLFQGGIVPMYAVIIREYLPAKEAGVRIGIVMSATVVGMAFGGYISGAIFDASASYRMAFLNGMAWNLVNLAIVAWLMLRARRKAVVA comes from the coding sequence ATGGCTGCCCAATCCCTGTCCGACGCGCAGGATGCCGCGCGCTTCGCACCTGATTCATCCTATGCCTGGCTGCGGCTCGCGCTGTCGCTCCTGTTGGGCACGGTCGCCTGCGTCGGTACCTGGTCGGTCGTGGTCGTGCTTCCCACGGTACAGGCCGAGTTCGGTACGCTGAGAGCGGGCGCGTCGCTGCCCTATACCTGCGTCATGCTCGGTTTCGGCTTCGGCAACATCGCGATGGGGCGCATCGCCGACCGCTACGGAATCGTCGTGCCGATCGTGCTCGGCGCGGTGCTGCTCGGGGCGGGCTACATGCTGGCCGGCTTCGCCCAGACGCTCTGGCAATTCGCACTCGTGCACCTCTTGCTCATCGGCGTCGGCTGCGGGGCGGGCTTCGCGCCGCTGATTGCGGATCTCTCGCACTGGTTCCGCCGGCATCGCGGGCTCGCCGTGGTCTTCGGCGCATCTGGCAGTTATCTCGCCGGTGTGATCTGGCCACAGGTCATCACGTGGGGCCTGGCGAACCATGGCTGGCGCGCGACGCATATCGGGATCGGGCTGGTCGCGCTGGCCGTGATGCTGCCGTTGGCGCTGTTCTTCCGGCGCCGGCCCTCGGCCGCGCATCTGGCTGCCGACGAGGCGGCCAGTGCGGGCGCGCGCGGCGATCTCGGGCTCAGCGCCACACAGCTGCAATGGCTGCTCGCCGTCGCGGGTTTCTGCTGCTGCGTCGCCATGGCGATGCCGCAGGTCCATCTCGTCGCCTATTGCGGCGACCTCGGCTATGGCGTGGCGCGTGGCGCCGAGATGCTGTCGCTGATGCTGGGGCTCGGCATCATCAGCCGGGTCGGGTCGGGCTTCGTTGCCGATAGGATCGGCGGGGCGGCGACGCTGGCGCTCGGCTCGCTGATGCAGGGGCTGGCGCTGTTCCTCTATCTCTGGTTCGACGGGCTGACCTCGCTCTACATCGTCACAGGCATCTTCGGGCTGTTCCAGGGCGGTATCGTGCCGATGTATGCGGTGATCATCCGCGAGTATCTTCCGGCCAAGGAGGCTGGCGTGCGCATCGGCATCGTGATGTCGGCGACGGTCGTGGGCATGGCCTTCGGCGGCTATATCTCGGGTGCGATCTTCGATGCTTCCGCGTCCTACCGCATGGCGTTCCTGAACGGGATGGCCTGGAACCTGGTCAATCTGGCGATCGTGGCCTGGCTGATGCTCCGGGCGCGGCGGAAGGCGGTGGTGGCGTAG
- a CDS encoding HlyU family transcriptional regulator, with protein MSFLKSLFGRKGPAAPAGPLKTLDHNGYTIHATPYQEGGQYQLCGVIEKEIDGEVMSHRFVRADRFPGADEAADFTLVKAQQIIEQQGDTLFKPTRG; from the coding sequence ATGTCCTTCCTGAAGTCCCTCTTCGGCCGCAAAGGGCCGGCTGCGCCCGCCGGCCCACTCAAGACGCTGGACCATAACGGTTATACGATCCATGCGACCCCCTATCAGGAGGGTGGGCAATACCAGCTCTGCGGGGTGATCGAGAAGGAGATCGACGGAGAGGTGATGAGCCATCGCTTCGTCCGGGCCGATCGATTTCCGGGTGCCGATGAGGCTGCGGATTTCACTCTCGTCAAGGCGCAGCAGATCATCGAGCAACAGGGCGATACGCTGTTCAAGCCGACAAGAGGATAA
- a CDS encoding secondary thiamine-phosphate synthase enzyme YjbQ, which yields MRQAILTTQTSGPGLNEVTDRVAAFVREAAVGAGLLTLFLRHTSCSLLIQENADPDVQRDLDAFFSRLAPGADDPAMAYLTHRAEGPDDMPAHIKAALLPVSLSIPIMGGRLALGTWQGIYLFEHRRRPHRREIALHLAG from the coding sequence ATCCGTCAGGCCATCCTTACGACGCAGACAAGCGGGCCTGGCCTGAATGAGGTGACCGATCGCGTAGCCGCATTCGTGCGCGAGGCCGCCGTCGGCGCAGGACTGCTGACGCTGTTCCTGCGCCATACATCCTGCTCGCTGCTCATCCAGGAGAATGCCGACCCGGACGTCCAGCGCGACCTGGATGCGTTCTTCTCCCGGCTGGCGCCGGGGGCCGACGATCCCGCGATGGCCTATCTGACGCATCGGGCGGAGGGGCCAGACGACATGCCGGCCCATATCAAGGCGGCGCTGCTGCCGGTGTCGCTGTCGATCCCCATCATGGGCGGGCGGCTGGCACTGGGGACCTGGCAAGGCATCTATCTGTTCGAACACAGACGCCGGCCGCATCGGCGCGAGATCGCGCTGCATCTCGCCGGCTGA
- a CDS encoding LysE family translocator, producing MTTDFLITSLIIVASPGTGALYTIAAGLARGGRASVLAAFACTLGIVPHLMAAMMGLAALLHASALAYEIVKYAGVAYLLWMAWQTLREHGALKVDAAPDPRSGWRVLVDGIAVNVLNPKLSIFFVAFLPQFISAGEAAPLMRMLELSGAFMAMTFVVFALYGLFAAAMRDKVVGRPAVMAWLRRSFAAAFVALGAKLALSER from the coding sequence ATGACAACCGACTTCCTGATCACCTCGCTGATCATCGTCGCTTCGCCAGGCACCGGCGCGCTCTATACGATCGCTGCCGGGCTCGCGCGTGGCGGGCGGGCAAGCGTCCTCGCGGCCTTTGCCTGCACGCTCGGGATCGTGCCCCATCTCATGGCGGCGATGATGGGGCTGGCGGCACTGCTCCATGCCAGTGCGCTTGCCTACGAGATCGTCAAATATGCCGGCGTCGCCTATCTGCTCTGGATGGCGTGGCAGACGCTGCGCGAGCACGGCGCGCTCAAGGTCGATGCAGCGCCCGATCCGCGCTCGGGCTGGCGCGTGCTTGTCGATGGCATCGCGGTCAATGTGCTCAATCCGAAGCTGTCGATCTTTTTTGTCGCCTTCCTGCCGCAGTTCATCTCGGCCGGGGAGGCAGCGCCGCTGATGCGGATGCTGGAATTGTCAGGCGCGTTTATGGCGATGACATTCGTCGTTTTCGCTCTTTACGGCCTGTTTGCCGCCGCGATGCGCGACAAGGTCGTTGGTCGGCCGGCGGTCATGGCCTGGCTGCGCCGAAGTTTTGCGGCGGCCTTCGTGGCGCTCGGCGCCAAGCTCGCTTTATCGGAACGCTAG
- a CDS encoding ArsR/SmtB family transcription factor produces the protein MANLSTDLDHTFRALSDPTRRAVVAALGRGPASVSELARPFEMALPTFLQHLKVLEESGLIATQKVGRVRTCTLDQQPLAQAERWLDDQKTLWTKRLDQLDAFVLQLKNREDAP, from the coding sequence ATGGCTAACCTTTCGACCGATCTCGACCACACCTTTCGCGCCCTGTCCGACCCCACCCGCCGTGCGGTCGTCGCGGCGCTGGGGCGCGGTCCGGCCTCGGTCAGCGAGCTCGCAAGACCGTTCGAGATGGCCCTGCCGACCTTCCTGCAACACCTCAAGGTGTTGGAAGAAAGCGGACTGATCGCGACGCAAAAGGTCGGCCGCGTGCGCACCTGCACCCTCGACCAACAGCCCTTGGCCCAAGCCGAGCGTTGGCTCGACGACCAGAAGACACTCTGGACGAAGCGTCTGGACCAGCTGGACGCCTTCGTTCTCCAACTCAAGAATCGGGAAGACGCCCCATGA